In Calothrix sp. PCC 7507, one DNA window encodes the following:
- a CDS encoding GNAT family N-acetyltransferase: MARDAVVLRLEKVTEQHAELLYSYISDPHLYKYLEESIPTLIDVQQKFSFAALEKSPDNDTMIWLKWVAINADNQYVGVVEIGIFNDQYAEIGFMTFSAFQHRGYAPVYCSLAIAQTQRRFSLLALHASVNVYNLASRKVVEKLGFKLHKVNHNAELIQGQLTDELIYRLTF; this comes from the coding sequence ATGGCAAGAGATGCGGTAGTCTTGCGTTTAGAAAAGGTTACAGAACAGCACGCCGAGCTTTTATACTCCTACATCAGCGATCCACATCTATATAAATATCTTGAGGAGAGTATCCCAACGCTGATTGATGTTCAGCAAAAGTTCAGCTTTGCGGCGTTAGAAAAATCACCCGACAACGATACAATGATTTGGTTGAAATGGGTGGCTATCAATGCCGACAATCAATACGTAGGTGTTGTGGAAATAGGTATTTTTAATGATCAGTATGCAGAAATTGGCTTCATGACGTTTTCTGCTTTTCAGCATCGAGGCTATGCTCCAGTTTACTGTTCTCTAGCGATCGCCCAAACTCAAAGACGCTTCAGCCTTTTAGCGCTACATGCATCAGTGAACGTATACAATCTGGCTTCCCGTAAGGTTGTTGAGAAACTTGGGTTCAAGTTGCACAAAGTAAATCACAATGCAGAGTTGATTCAGGGACAACTTACCGATG
- a CDS encoding XisI protein, producing the protein MDKLEKYRVWIKQILTEHSRLKSSYGEIEEVVFFDDERDHYQLFSVGWENRRRVFGCTIHIDVIDGKIWIQHDGTEVGVANELVALGVPKREIVLAYQPVSGRRLTEFAVG; encoded by the coding sequence ATGGATAAGCTAGAAAAATATCGGGTTTGGATTAAGCAGATTTTGACTGAGCATAGTCGGTTGAAGTCTTCCTATGGTGAGATTGAGGAAGTTGTATTTTTTGATGATGAGCGCGATCACTATCAGTTATTTAGTGTGGGTTGGGAAAATCGGCGACGGGTGTTTGGTTGTACGATTCATATCGATGTGATTGATGGCAAGATTTGGATTCAGCATGATGGAACGGAGGTAGGAGTGGCGAATGAGTTAGTAGCATTGGGGGTGCCGAAGAGGGAGATTGTGTTGGCGTATCAGCCTGTAAGTGGGCGACGGTTGACGGAGTTTGCAGTGGGGTAA
- a CDS encoding cyclic nucleotide-binding domain-containing protein: protein MLTSVDRLLFVRRVPIFKELRDDFIVRLASVMDELSFPANYAIFKQGEEGRSLYIVASGRVKVHIGEQQLAEVDKGKYFGEMAVFDTQPRSASATTLEPCECLELTQEQLYDAIEETPEIAVNIIRELSRIIRRLNDNINVSASRRH from the coding sequence ATGTTAACCAGCGTTGACCGTTTATTATTTGTCCGGCGAGTCCCAATTTTTAAAGAATTGCGCGATGATTTTATTGTGCGGCTAGCCTCAGTGATGGATGAGCTTTCCTTTCCGGCGAATTACGCCATTTTTAAACAGGGGGAAGAAGGGCGATCGCTCTATATTGTGGCATCTGGTAGAGTCAAAGTTCACATTGGCGAGCAGCAACTAGCAGAAGTAGACAAGGGAAAATACTTTGGTGAGATGGCAGTTTTTGATACACAGCCTCGCTCTGCTTCAGCCACGACTTTAGAACCGTGCGAGTGTTTGGAACTCACACAAGAGCAACTTTATGATGCCATTGAAGAAACTCCGGAAATAGCAGTCAACATCATTCGTGAATTATCTCGCATTATTCGCCGACTGAATGACAATATAAATGTGTCCGCATCACGTCGTCATTAA
- a CDS encoding UPF0182 family protein, with the protein MFSKWSFRLFILFLGLWLLLDLSSHLGAEIFWFQEVGYLQVFLLREAIRGILLVAVAGITAIYLLGNLFLAERWRYPQSLKMESVRREEMKLSSEIKNFLSPQYSRSAETPISENLKPLKLRWLLPLVLGLSLFVGLMLADYGEIVLSYWHEEVKQPNLPIPELLQPETIWQLVKQIISQVWYLSLIVGVAIALLIYPQFLLGAIAIVLSFVFGWLLSQHWAKILKYFHPTPFNYSEPLFNQDISTYVFALPIWELLELWLIGLFLYGFIAVTLTYLLSADSLSRGIFPGFSAQQQRHLYGVGGCLMLAVALNYGLSRYQLLYSNRGVSYGASYTDVMTQLPAYSVLCVLAVAIASYLFWRTIFWRAQSRHRQWVFYGLGVYLLLAVSADSILPTAVQYLIVQPNELQREQPYIQRTIALTRQAFDLEAIDARTFNPQGQLTEADIKANDLAIRNIRLWDQRPLLETNRQLQQIRPYYRFPDADIDRYTLEENATTSQLDTERRQVLIAARELDYTNVPQEAKTWVNRHLIYTHGYGFTVSPVNTVGPGGLPEYFVKDISGDSSALTTSSVAIRDSIPIGQPRIYYGEITNSYVMTGTRVRELDYPSGSDNVYNSYDGRGGICIGAMWQKWLFAMYLKDWQMVLTRDFLPETRVLLRRNVMQRIRAIAPFLKYDSDPYLVVANANPEGTNHDLPTNNNYLYWIVDAYTTSDHYPYSDAGSDGINYIRNSVKVVIDAYNGTVNFYIADGDDPIIATWQSIFPKLFKPLSAMPTKLRSHIRYPVDFFKIQSERLMTYHMTDTQVFYNREDQWQIPNEIYGSEARPVEPYYLITSLPTVPSVGAASRREEFLLFLPYTPKRRTNLIAWLAARSDHENYGKLVLYTFPKERLVYGTEQIEARINQDPVISQQISLWNRQGSRAIQGNLLVIPIEQSLLYVEPIYLEATQNSLPTLVRVVVAYENRIVMAPTLEKALQAIFQPEVTPAPAIIRPVEEAVPKM; encoded by the coding sequence ATGTTCTCAAAATGGAGCTTTAGACTATTTATACTGTTCCTGGGATTGTGGCTACTCTTGGATCTGAGTTCCCATCTAGGGGCAGAAATTTTCTGGTTTCAGGAAGTCGGCTACCTTCAAGTATTTTTGCTCAGGGAGGCAATTCGAGGGATTTTATTAGTAGCGGTGGCTGGGATAACTGCTATCTATTTATTGGGGAACCTGTTTTTAGCAGAACGTTGGCGGTATCCCCAGTCTTTGAAAATGGAGTCAGTCAGACGTGAAGAAATGAAATTGAGTAGTGAGATAAAAAACTTTCTCAGTCCTCAATATTCCAGAAGCGCTGAAACCCCCATCTCTGAAAATTTAAAACCTTTAAAATTGCGTTGGCTGCTACCCCTGGTTTTGGGGTTGAGTTTGTTTGTGGGGTTGATGCTGGCTGATTATGGTGAAATTGTTTTGTCATATTGGCATGAGGAAGTGAAACAGCCGAATCTACCGATTCCGGAACTGTTGCAACCAGAGACAATTTGGCAATTAGTGAAGCAAATTATCTCCCAAGTTTGGTATCTCAGCTTAATTGTGGGCGTAGCGATCGCTTTATTAATTTATCCGCAATTTTTGCTGGGGGCGATCGCCATTGTCTTGAGTTTCGTCTTTGGGTGGTTGCTGTCTCAACATTGGGCAAAAATCCTAAAATATTTCCACCCTACCCCTTTCAACTACTCTGAGCCGCTATTTAATCAAGATATCAGTACCTATGTCTTTGCTCTCCCCATCTGGGAATTGCTAGAACTCTGGTTAATTGGGCTATTTTTGTATGGCTTCATCGCTGTCACCCTCACCTATCTTTTATCAGCAGACAGTTTGAGTCGGGGGATTTTCCCCGGATTTTCTGCCCAACAGCAGCGCCATTTATATGGTGTAGGTGGATGTTTGATGCTAGCTGTGGCTCTAAATTATGGGTTGAGTCGTTATCAACTGCTATATTCCAACCGTGGGGTGAGTTACGGCGCTAGCTATACGGATGTGATGACACAGTTACCAGCCTATAGCGTTTTATGTGTCCTGGCAGTGGCGATCGCATCTTACCTGTTTTGGCGAACAATTTTCTGGCGCGCCCAGTCTCGACATCGCCAATGGGTGTTTTATGGATTGGGGGTTTATTTATTGCTGGCGGTATCGGCTGACTCTATCTTACCTACAGCGGTGCAATATTTAATTGTTCAACCCAATGAATTGCAACGGGAGCAACCCTACATTCAGCGTACCATTGCCTTGACTCGGCAGGCATTCGATTTAGAAGCGATCGATGCCAGAACATTCAATCCCCAAGGACAATTGACTGAAGCCGATATCAAAGCCAATGACCTGGCAATTCGCAATATTCGCCTGTGGGATCAGCGGCCACTCTTAGAAACAAACCGCCAGCTACAACAAATTCGACCATACTATCGGTTTCCTGATGCTGATATTGATCGCTACACTCTAGAAGAAAACGCGACCACAAGCCAACTGGATACAGAACGGCGGCAAGTACTGATTGCTGCTAGGGAACTGGATTATACTAACGTACCTCAAGAGGCTAAAACCTGGGTTAACCGTCATTTAATTTATACCCACGGCTACGGGTTTACCGTTAGCCCAGTGAATACAGTTGGGCCGGGTGGGCTACCGGAATATTTCGTCAAAGATATTAGCGGTGATAGTAGCGCGCTCACGACTTCTAGTGTCGCCATTCGTGACAGCATTCCCATTGGGCAACCCCGGATTTATTACGGTGAAATTACTAATAGTTATGTGATGACTGGCACGAGGGTAAGAGAACTAGACTATCCAAGTGGCAGTGATAATGTTTACAACTCCTACGATGGTCGTGGCGGCATTTGTATAGGTGCTATGTGGCAAAAGTGGCTATTTGCCATGTATTTAAAAGACTGGCAAATGGTTCTGACACGGGACTTTTTACCGGAAACCAGAGTTTTGCTGCGGCGAAATGTCATGCAACGCATTCGGGCGATCGCACCTTTTTTAAAATACGACAGTGACCCCTATTTGGTCGTTGCGAATGCCAATCCTGAGGGTACTAATCATGACTTACCAACAAATAACAATTATCTGTATTGGATTGTTGATGCTTATACAACCAGCGATCATTATCCTTACTCAGATGCAGGTAGTGATGGTATCAACTACATTCGCAACTCTGTAAAAGTAGTAATTGATGCTTATAACGGCACCGTGAACTTTTACATTGCTGATGGCGATGATCCGATAATTGCCACTTGGCAAAGCATCTTTCCCAAGCTGTTTAAACCGCTGAGTGCCATGCCTACAAAACTTCGTAGCCACATCCGCTATCCGGTAGATTTTTTCAAGATTCAATCTGAGCGGTTGATGACATATCACATGACCGATACTCAGGTATTTTATAACCGGGAAGACCAATGGCAAATCCCCAATGAGATATATGGCAGTGAAGCCCGTCCAGTGGAGCCTTATTATTTGATTACTAGCCTACCCACCGTTCCCTCTGTTGGCGCAGCCTCTCGTAGAGAAGAATTTCTACTGTTTTTGCCCTACACTCCGAAACGCCGGACTAACTTAATCGCTTGGTTGGCAGCGCGATCGGATCACGAGAACTACGGTAAGCTGGTCTTGTATACTTTTCCCAAAGAGCGCCTAGTCTACGGTACAGAGCAAATCGAGGCGCGAATTAACCAAGATCCCGTAATTTCCCAGCAAATTTCTTTGTGGAATCGCCAGGGATCTAGAGCTATTCAGGGTAATCTCTTAGTGATTCCCATTGAACAATCGCTGCTGTATGTCGAGCCAATTTACCTAGAAGCTACGCAAAATAGCCTACCAACCCTAGTTCGGGTAGTAGTGGCTTATGAAAACCGAATTGTCATGGCGCCCACTCTGGAAAAGGCATTACAAGCGATCTTTCAACCAGAAGTGACACCAGCCCCCGCTATTATCCGCCCCGTTGAAGAAGCCGTGCCCAAGATGTGA
- a CDS encoding nitroreductase family protein: MKDLSLRLQGSRKQGEREFSVEFNQGWAKNAPVLILAVAKIRTDDGKTNRHALHDVGLALENLILQATSLGLFGHQIAGFNIDSARELYQIPDDYEPATVVTVGYPGDPQTLPDGLRDRELAPRVRKPLPEFVFTG, translated from the coding sequence GTGAAAGACTTATCATTAAGACTGCAAGGAAGCAGAAAGCAGGGAGAGAGAGAGTTTTCAGTTGAGTTTAATCAAGGATGGGCCAAAAATGCTCCGGTACTGATACTTGCGGTTGCTAAAATCCGTACTGACGATGGGAAAACAAACCGACATGCGCTTCACGATGTTGGTCTAGCATTAGAAAACCTGATTCTGCAAGCAACTTCTTTGGGTTTATTTGGGCATCAAATAGCTGGATTTAATATAGACAGTGCCAGGGAACTATACCAAATCCCAGATGACTATGAACCTGCGACTGTCGTCACAGTTGGCTATCCTGGCGATCCGCAGACTCTTCCGGATGGACTACGCGATCGCGAACTTGCTCCCCGTGTCCGCAAGCCGTTACCAGAATTTGTGTTTACTGGATAG
- a CDS encoding RNA-binding protein encodes MSVYVGNLSYEVTQDALSAVFAEYGSVKRVQLPTDRETGRLRGFAFVEMGSEAEETAAIEALDGAEWMGRDLKVNKAKPKEDRGSFGGNRGGGGNFNRNRY; translated from the coding sequence ATGTCAGTTTACGTAGGCAACCTTTCTTACGAAGTTACACAAGATGCTTTGAGTGCTGTTTTCGCAGAATATGGTTCTGTGAAACGCGTTCAGCTACCTACAGACCGTGAAACAGGCCGTCTGCGCGGCTTTGCTTTCGTGGAAATGGGTTCAGAAGCTGAAGAAACAGCTGCCATCGAAGCACTTGATGGTGCTGAGTGGATGGGACGCGATCTCAAAGTTAATAAAGCCAAGCCCAAGGAAGATAGAGGTTCCTTTGGCGGTAACCGGGGAGGCGGCGGTAACTTTAATCGTAACCGTTACTAA
- the psaB gene encoding photosystem I core protein PsaB produces the protein MATKFPKFSQDLAQDPSTRRIWYAIATGNDFESHDGITEENLYQKIFATHFGHLAIIFLWASSLLFHVAWQGNFEQWIKDPLHVRPIAHAIWDPHFGKPAIEAFTQAGASGPVNIAYSGVYHWWYTIGMRTNTELYTGSVFLLLFASLFLFAGWLHLQPQFRPSLAWFKSAESRLNHHLAGLFGVSSLAWAGHLIHVAIPEARGQHVGWDNFLSTAPHPAGLTPFFTGNWGVYAQNPDTAGHVFSTSTGAGTAILTFLGGFHPQTESLWLTDIAHHHLAIAVLFIIAGHMYRTNFGIGHSLKEALNAKTFFGKPVEGPFNLPHQGIYDTYNNSLHFQLGWHLAALGVVTSWVAQHMYSLPSYAFIAKDYTTQAALYTHHQYIAIFLMVGAFAHGAIFLVRDYDPEQNKGNVLDRMLQHKEALISHLSWVSLFLGFHTLGLYVHNDVVVAFGTPEKQILIEPVFAQFIQASHGKVLYGLDTLLSNPDSVAYTAYPNYANVWLTGWLDAINSGTNSLFLTIGPGDFLVHHAIALGLHTTTLILVKGALDARGSKLMPDKKDFGYAFPCDGPGRGGTCDISAWDSFYLALFWALNTVGWLTFYWHWKHLGIWQGNVAQFNENSTYLMGWFRDYLWANSAQLINGYNPYGVNNLSVWAWMFLFGHLVWATGFMFLISWRGYWQELIETLVWAHERTPLANLVRWKDKPVALSIVQARVVGLAHFTVGYVVTYAAFLIASTAGKFG, from the coding sequence ATGGCAACAAAATTTCCCAAATTTAGCCAGGATCTCGCACAGGATCCGAGTACACGTCGGATATGGTATGCGATCGCTACAGGTAACGACTTTGAAAGCCACGATGGCATAACGGAAGAAAATCTTTACCAAAAGATTTTCGCCACTCACTTCGGTCACTTGGCAATCATCTTCCTGTGGGCATCCAGCCTCCTGTTTCACGTAGCCTGGCAAGGTAACTTTGAACAGTGGATTAAAGATCCCCTGCATGTCCGCCCCATCGCCCACGCGATTTGGGACCCCCACTTTGGTAAACCAGCGATTGAAGCTTTTACCCAAGCTGGTGCTAGTGGTCCAGTAAACATTGCTTACTCTGGTGTCTACCACTGGTGGTACACCATCGGTATGCGGACAAACACCGAACTATACACTGGTTCTGTGTTCCTGCTATTGTTCGCATCCTTGTTCTTGTTTGCTGGTTGGTTGCACTTGCAGCCCCAGTTCCGTCCCAGCTTGGCTTGGTTTAAGAGTGCTGAATCCCGCCTGAACCACCACTTGGCAGGTTTATTTGGCGTTAGCTCTCTAGCTTGGGCTGGTCACTTGATTCACGTTGCTATCCCCGAAGCTCGCGGACAGCACGTAGGTTGGGATAACTTTCTGTCTACAGCACCACACCCAGCAGGTTTAACACCCTTCTTCACAGGTAACTGGGGTGTTTACGCTCAAAACCCTGACACCGCTGGTCATGTATTTAGTACTTCCACTGGTGCAGGAACTGCGATTCTGACTTTCTTGGGTGGTTTCCATCCTCAGACAGAATCCCTGTGGTTGACCGACATCGCTCATCACCACTTGGCGATCGCCGTACTGTTCATTATTGCCGGTCACATGTACCGGACCAACTTTGGGATTGGTCACAGTCTCAAAGAAGCATTGAATGCCAAAACTTTCTTTGGCAAACCTGTTGAAGGTCCGTTCAACTTACCTCACCAAGGTATTTATGACACCTACAACAACTCTCTCCACTTCCAATTAGGTTGGCACTTAGCAGCATTGGGTGTTGTCACCTCCTGGGTGGCACAGCACATGTACTCGCTGCCATCCTATGCCTTCATTGCTAAGGACTACACCACCCAAGCAGCGCTTTACACCCACCACCAGTACATTGCAATTTTCCTGATGGTTGGTGCTTTCGCTCACGGTGCTATCTTCTTAGTACGTGACTACGACCCTGAACAAAACAAGGGCAACGTACTCGACCGGATGTTACAGCACAAAGAAGCATTGATCTCTCACCTCAGCTGGGTATCTCTCTTCTTAGGCTTTCACACCCTTGGCTTGTACGTCCACAACGACGTAGTGGTTGCTTTCGGTACTCCTGAAAAGCAAATCCTGATTGAGCCAGTATTCGCTCAATTCATTCAAGCTTCCCACGGTAAGGTACTCTACGGCTTAGACACCTTGCTGTCTAACCCCGATAGCGTCGCCTACACAGCCTACCCCAACTACGCTAACGTTTGGTTGACTGGCTGGCTGGATGCCATTAACTCTGGCACAAACTCCCTCTTCTTAACAATTGGCCCTGGCGACTTCTTGGTACACCATGCGATCGCCCTGGGTCTGCACACCACCACCTTGATCTTGGTCAAAGGTGCTTTGGATGCCCGTGGTTCTAAGCTGATGCCCGATAAAAAGGACTTCGGCTATGCCTTCCCCTGTGACGGTCCTGGCCGTGGCGGTACTTGCGACATCTCCGCGTGGGATTCCTTCTACCTCGCTCTCTTCTGGGCACTGAATACAGTTGGTTGGCTCACCTTCTACTGGCACTGGAAACACCTAGGTATTTGGCAAGGTAACGTTGCTCAGTTCAACGAAAACTCCACATACCTAATGGGCTGGTTCCGTGACTATCTCTGGGCTAACTCCGCTCAGTTGATCAATGGTTATAACCCCTACGGCGTGAATAACCTGTCTGTTTGGGCTTGGATGTTCCTATTTGGACACCTAGTTTGGGCGACTGGCTTCATGTTCTTAATCTCTTGGAGAGGTTACTGGCAAGAATTGATTGAAACCCTTGTTTGGGCACACGAGCGGACTCCACTAGCTAACCTGGTTCGCTGGAAAGACAAGCCCGTTGCTCTCTCAATTGTTCAAGCTCGTGTAGTTGGTCTAGCTCACTTCACCGTTGGCTATGTTGTCACCTACGCAGCGTTCTTGATTGCCTCCACTGCTGGTAAGTTCGGTTGA
- the psaA gene encoding photosystem I core protein PsaA, with translation MTISPPEREAKKARVIVDNDPVPTSFEKWAQPGHFAKSLARGPKTTAWIWNLHADAHDFDTHTSDLEEISRKIFAAHFGHLAVVAIWLSGALFHGAKFSNYEAWLSDPLNVRPSAQVVWPIFGQGILNADVGGGFYGIQTTSGFFQIWRGWGVTNSFQLYCTAIGGLVLAALFLFAGWFHYHKKAPKLEWFQNVESMLNHHLQILLGLGSLGWAGHLIHVSAPINKLLDAGVAVKDVPLPHEFILNKDLLIEQFPGFASGIASFFTLNWGAYSDFLTFKGGLNPVTGGLWLTDISHHHLAIAVIFIIAGHQYRTNWGIGHSIKEILENHKGPFTGEGHKGLYENLTTSWHAQLATNLAFLGSLTIIIAHHMYAMPPYPYLATDYATQLCLFTHHMWIGGFLIVGGAAHAAIFMVRDYDPVVNQNNVLDRVIRHRDAIISHLNWVSIFLGFHSFGLYIHNDTMRALGRPQDLFSDTGIQLQPVFAQWIQNIHALAPGTTAPNALESVSHVFGGGVLAVGGKVAAAAIPLGTADFLIHHIHAFTIHVTVLILLKGVLFARSSRLIPDKANLGFRFPCDGPGRGGTCQVSGWDHVFLGLFWMYNSISIVIFHFSWKMQSDVWGTVDSAGNVTHITGGNFAQSAITINGWLRDFLWAQASQVINSYGSALSAYGLIFLGAHFVWAFSLMFLFSGRGYWQELIESIVWAHNKLKVAPTIQPRALSITQGRAVGVAHYLLGGIATTWAFFHAHILSVG, from the coding sequence ATGACGATTAGTCCTCCGGAGCGAGAGGCAAAAAAAGCAAGAGTGATTGTCGATAACGATCCTGTACCTACCTCATTTGAAAAATGGGCGCAACCAGGACACTTCGCCAAATCTCTAGCCAGAGGTCCCAAAACCACCGCGTGGATTTGGAACCTTCATGCTGACGCCCACGATTTTGATACACACACGAGCGATTTAGAAGAGATATCCCGCAAGATATTCGCTGCACACTTCGGTCACTTGGCCGTAGTGGCTATCTGGTTGAGCGGGGCGCTATTCCACGGCGCGAAGTTTTCCAACTATGAGGCTTGGTTAAGCGATCCTTTGAACGTAAGACCTAGTGCTCAAGTTGTTTGGCCTATTTTTGGTCAAGGCATTTTGAATGCTGATGTCGGTGGTGGATTCTACGGTATTCAAACCACTTCTGGCTTCTTCCAGATTTGGCGTGGTTGGGGTGTGACAAACTCATTCCAGCTTTACTGCACAGCCATTGGTGGTTTGGTATTAGCAGCATTGTTCTTGTTTGCTGGTTGGTTCCATTACCACAAGAAAGCTCCCAAACTGGAGTGGTTCCAGAATGTGGAGTCGATGCTGAATCATCACTTGCAAATTTTGCTAGGTCTTGGTTCTTTGGGATGGGCAGGTCACTTAATCCATGTGTCCGCACCAATTAACAAGCTATTGGATGCAGGTGTCGCCGTTAAAGATGTGCCCTTGCCCCATGAGTTCATCCTGAACAAAGACTTGTTGATTGAGCAATTCCCTGGGTTTGCTAGTGGTATAGCATCTTTCTTCACTTTGAACTGGGGTGCTTATTCAGACTTCCTCACCTTCAAAGGCGGTCTAAACCCAGTGACAGGCGGCTTGTGGTTGACAGATATTTCTCATCACCACTTGGCGATCGCTGTAATCTTCATCATTGCCGGTCATCAATACCGCACTAACTGGGGTATCGGTCACAGCATCAAAGAGATTCTGGAAAACCATAAAGGTCCTTTTACCGGTGAAGGTCACAAGGGTCTTTACGAAAACCTGACCACATCTTGGCACGCTCAACTGGCAACTAACCTTGCCTTCTTGGGTTCCTTGACCATCATCATCGCGCACCACATGTACGCGATGCCTCCCTACCCATATTTGGCAACTGACTACGCTACGCAGTTGTGCTTATTCACTCACCACATGTGGATCGGTGGCTTCCTGATCGTCGGCGGTGCTGCTCATGCTGCCATCTTCATGGTGCGGGATTACGATCCTGTTGTGAACCAAAACAACGTTCTGGATCGGGTGATTCGTCACCGGGATGCGATCATCTCTCACCTCAACTGGGTGTCTATTTTCCTCGGCTTTCATAGCTTTGGACTGTACATCCACAACGACACCATGCGTGCCTTGGGTCGTCCCCAAGACCTGTTCTCTGATACAGGGATTCAGTTGCAACCAGTCTTTGCTCAGTGGATACAAAATATCCACGCCTTGGCTCCTGGTACAACTGCACCCAATGCATTAGAGTCGGTCAGTCATGTGTTTGGCGGCGGTGTGCTGGCGGTAGGCGGTAAAGTGGCAGCAGCAGCTATTCCCCTGGGTACAGCTGACTTCCTGATTCACCACATTCACGCCTTCACCATTCACGTTACTGTCCTCATCCTGCTCAAGGGTGTGCTGTTTGCCCGCAGTTCTCGTCTGATTCCAGACAAGGCTAACTTGGGCTTCCGTTTCCCTTGCGACGGGCCAGGTCGTGGCGGCACATGTCAAGTGTCTGGTTGGGACCATGTGTTCCTCGGACTATTCTGGATGTATAACTCCATATCTATTGTGATTTTCCACTTCAGCTGGAAGATGCAATCAGATGTCTGGGGAACGGTAGACTCAGCAGGTAATGTGACTCACATCACTGGTGGTAACTTTGCCCAAAGTGCCATCACCATCAACGGCTGGTTGCGTGACTTCTTGTGGGCGCAAGCTTCACAGGTAATCAACTCCTACGGAAGTGCGCTGTCTGCTTACGGTCTCATCTTCTTGGGTGCTCACTTTGTTTGGGCATTCAGCTTGATGTTCCTGTTCAGTGGTCGCGGCTACTGGCAAGAACTCATCGAGTCCATTGTTTGGGCACATAATAAACTAAAAGTAGCACCAACAATTCAGCCTCGCGCTCTGAGCATCACTCAGGGTCGGGCGGTAGGTGTGGCTCACTACCTCCTAGGAGGGATCGCCACAACCTGGGCTTTCTTCCATGCACACATCCTTTCAGTAGGGTAG
- a CDS encoding glutaminase, with amino-acid sequence MRRLDKLTTTQISPWIQQATIQAKRGRVPDRIPQLAVANPCWFAVHICGESGKAISLGDRDFVFPLMSTIKPFLMLYLLEHLGADKVLQWVGVEPSEVSFNSLEQLIADGGRPRNPMINSGAITLADKLPGSDASNSTQRFCEWLNQLAGCQLILDEVMLASVRLTRSPANQAIAHHLNSTGHLKNLEIALDAYEQICCLSGTVADLALLGKLLACEHGILKPKNRRIVNALMLTCGLYEASAQFAVKIGLPMKSGIGGGLLALVPGEGAIACYSPALDSIGNPVVAIAFIEALAHDLQLSIFG; translated from the coding sequence TTGAGACGACTTGACAAATTAACCACTACACAAATATCACCCTGGATACAACAAGCTACAATCCAGGCTAAACGAGGAAGAGTTCCCGATCGCATCCCGCAATTAGCTGTGGCTAATCCTTGTTGGTTTGCGGTTCACATTTGTGGTGAATCAGGAAAAGCTATCAGCCTTGGGGATAGGGATTTTGTGTTTCCACTAATGAGTACCATTAAGCCATTTTTGATGCTGTATCTCCTGGAACATCTGGGAGCAGACAAGGTATTGCAGTGGGTTGGGGTTGAACCATCTGAGGTATCATTTAATTCTTTAGAGCAACTAATTGCTGATGGTGGTCGCCCTCGCAATCCGATGATTAATAGCGGGGCAATTACCCTCGCTGATAAGTTACCAGGAAGTGACGCTAGTAACAGTACTCAACGGTTTTGTGAATGGCTCAATCAATTAGCAGGTTGTCAGCTAATCTTGGATGAGGTGATGTTAGCTTCGGTAAGATTGACTCGCTCGCCAGCTAATCAGGCGATCGCTCATCATCTTAACTCAACCGGGCATCTAAAAAATCTGGAAATAGCCCTTGACGCTTACGAGCAAATATGCTGTCTTTCGGGAACAGTTGCAGATTTAGCACTGTTGGGAAAACTCTTAGCTTGTGAGCATGGCATTCTAAAACCAAAAAATCGCCGGATTGTCAATGCTTTGATGTTAACCTGCGGTTTGTATGAAGCCTCTGCCCAGTTTGCTGTCAAAATTGGTCTACCGATGAAATCGGGGATTGGTGGTGGACTTTTAGCACTTGTACCAGGTGAAGGAGCGATCGCTTGTTACAGTCCCGCCTTAGATAGTATAGGTAATCCTGTAGTAGCGATCGCTTTTATCGAAGCTTTAGCTCATGATTTGCAGTTAAGTATCTTTGGTTAA